Proteins from a genomic interval of Toxotes jaculatrix isolate fToxJac2 chromosome 5, fToxJac2.pri, whole genome shotgun sequence:
- the LOC121182347 gene encoding gastricsin-like, protein MKCLVAVLVCVVLAEGMVKIPLRKHKSMREALREKGIEVPYQDPALKYQGNEYGSANMYINNYADTTYYGAISIGTPPQSFEVLFDTGSANLWVDSIYCNTQACNTHTKFNPQQSSTFVAKDQSFYLPYGAGSLYGVFGYDTVNVGGIVITNQEVGLSTNEPGQNFVVAQFDGILGLSYPSISAGGETPVMDNMMAQNLLNANIFAFYLSRGGQQGSVLSFGGVDNNLYQGQIYWTPVTSETYWQIGVQGFQVNGQETGWCSQGCQAIVDTGTSMLTAPSQLMGSIMQSIGAQQNQYGAYVVDCGQVNNLPTLSFVISGVTFPLPPSAYIMQNGYQCSVGISPTYLPSRDGEPLWIFGDVFLREYYSVYDRSYNRVGFATAA, encoded by the exons ATGAAGTGCCTTGTTGCTGTTCTGGTCTGTGTGGTGCTCGCAGAGGGGATGGTCAA GATCCCCCTGCGGAAGCACAAGTCTATGCGCGAGGCCCTGAGAGAGAAGGGGATCGAGGTGCCTTACCAGGATCCAGCTCTCAAGTACCAGGGCAATGAGTATGGCTCTGCCAACATGTACATCAACAACTATGCTGAT ACCACCTACTATGGAGCCATCAGTATTGGAACACCCCCCCAGTCCTTCGAGGTGCTGTTTGACACTGGCTCTGCCAACCTGTGGGTAGACTCCATCTACTGTAACACTCAGGCCTGCA acacacacacaaagttcaaCCCCCAGCAGTCCTCCACCTTTGTTGCCAAGGACCAGTCCTTCTACCTTCCCTATGGAGCTGGAAGCCTGTACGGAGTCTTTGGAtatgacactgtcaat GTTGGCGGGATTGTGATCACCAACCAGGAGGTTGGTCTGAGCACAAACGAGCCTGGTCAGAACTTTGTGGTGGCCCAGTTTGACGGCATCCTTGGCCTGTCCTACCCCTCTAtctcagctggaggagagacCCCTGTCATGGACAACATGATGGCTCAAAACCTGCTAAACGCCAACATATTTGCTTTCTACCTGTCTAG GGGAGGACAGCAGGGCAGTGTTCTCTCTTTCGGAGGAGTGGACAACAACCTGTACCAGGGCCAGATCTACTGGACTCCTGTCACCTCCGAGACCTACTGGCAGATTGGCGTTCAAGG ATTCCAGGTCAACGGTCAGGAGACCGGCTGGTGCTCTCAGGGCTGCCAGGCCATTGTGGACACCGGAACCTCCATGCTGACAGCCCCAAGCCAGTTGATGGGTAGCATTATGCAGTCCATTGGAGCCCAGCAGAACCAGTATGGAGCG TACGTGGTGGACTGTGGCCAGGTCAACAACTTGCCAACTCTTAGCTTTGTCATCAGTGGTGTTACcttccctctgcctccttctgcTTACATCATGCAG aatgGATACCAATGCTCAGTGGGCATCAGCCCCACCTATCTGCCCTCTCGTGATGGCGAGCCTTTGTGGATCTTCGGAGACGTGTTCCTCAGAGAGTACTACTCTGTCTATGACCGCTCTTACAACCGTGTTGGCTTTGCTACTGCTGCCTAA
- the mapk8ip2 gene encoding C-Jun-amino-terminal kinase-interacting protein 2, with protein MADRAEMFSLSTFHSLSPPGCRPAHDISLEEFDDEDLSEITDDCGIGLNYDSDPYEKDSLILEKNDMHHPVCSFQDDFQEFEMIDDEDEDDEEEEEEDEEVDPDGPPSPSASPPLSPTLGTLKSRPTTLNLTTAVSQDSLNNNSSLSPKKGSWQDSLRNPASQGRLSPTHSCLEDGSHVTGQCPASPVSQAPGSQSKGTPPKQTGEGGNPQSPHRPLLCDMEGNRRERPEYGSFGQHKSHPCSGDVTEPKADPSMQTTRVPSVDEHSQCSDTEVDHDLNSDHNHKHSNRRATDTYTITSESGMEPENDPDPDGTSRCLSSTAPMGATDGADTPLSDEELEKDFEVEFMCKETYDMVCKENQSSYIEFPSIEPSEPASFSSYVSSSRSDGLDQSNTSDAATHSAIEAAANDSTSPSSDPGIADMNQRGYITSDQDKDLSSPGSDSDIEGELEAAFACGGHVVSNMISSISETELDLTSDDSSSGRSSHLTNSIEEASSPTSDQELDPDTELEQDSGIVGLKASLLLGQPDPIKEGSPLPSPSPLPSPTIATPSPVDSPILPPETYDDGQALMGLQNVDDELSCEHQADPDETLPPAQRCEDSLSRQMVLQIEPDHSLESFKRSFYLPVGPRLMPSADEYDGTSEGDSESESEDDLSENSDSPWLLSNLVNRMISEGSYPISCPEECFKRKVSVSDTISPSSDIGEGDGFNDEDQEKKAGMEGSEEKEGEGKRMERMEPGEGRNVQSSKEGAVISSCLYMNNPTGDTITPLILERCANNGRGTTDFNSLYTTKDTEKNFSDKPSKNGRRQEEEEEPNNDLMMLQGRKDLDSPSLSESVVSDKDEGRETEPRPTSRSSASLERITEVKHSLTLDIPTAQTNRCFSLTYSTDNDDEEDDGDSYSFMGSLRKQSYRGSNLELDSSPPIDSSVQDHSLSDHDLPLCDKDLRQPNEDDGLAYDSMKYTLVVDENTTLELVSLRRCTSVLSDDSELSTLCDEEPLGTSEVNYGRDEEEVRPELLSSSEDSSPEADLPFSKKFLNVFVNSTSRSSSTESFGLFSCTINGEEKDQTHRAVYRFIPRHADELELDVDDPLYVEEEEDDYWYRGYNMRTGERGIFPAFYAHEVIGQTKELLGMKRNPAWIETFNVQFLGSVEVPYHQGNGILCAAMQKIAISRKRTVHVRPPSLCELEISLQGVKLIMSLEDEYDTLDEYDRCSHFFQMKNISFCGCHPRNNCYFGFITKHPMLNRFACHVFVSQESMRPVAECVGRAFQEYYQEHLEYACPTEDIYLE; from the exons GCCAGCCCACGACATCAGCCTGGAGGAGTTTGATGATGAAGATCTCTCAGAAATTACAGATGACTGTGGGATTGGACTCAACTATGATTCTGATCCATATGAGAAG GATTCCCTCATTCTGGAGAAGAACGACATGCACCACCCAGTCTGCTCCTTCCAGGATGACTTCCAAGAGTTTGAGATGATTGacgatgaagatgaggatgacgaagaggaagaggaggaggatgaagaggttGACCCTGATGGGCCACCAtccccctctgcctcccctcctctctcccctacTCTTGGTACTCTAAAGAGCAGACCCACCACGCTGAACCTCACCACTGCTGTGTCACAG GATTCTCTGAACAATAACAGCAGCCTGTCCCCAAAGAAGGGAAGCTGGCAGGACTCCTTACGTAACCCTGCCTCACAGG GTCGTCTGTCTCCAACCCACTCATGTCTGGAGGATGGTAGCCATGTGACAGGCCAGTGCCCAGCATCTCCAGTTTCCCAGGCACCAGGGTCTCAGAGCAAAGGTACTCCACCAAAACAGACAGGGGAGGGTGGGAACCCCCAGTCCCCTCACAGGCCCCTCCTCTGCGACATGGAGGGCAACAGGCGGGAGAGGCCCGAATACG gCTCATTTGGTCAACATAAGTCCCACCCATGCTCTGGTGATGTCACTGAGCCCAAAGCTGACCCTTCAATGCAGACAACCAGAGTACCCTCTGTAGACGAGCACTCCCAGTGTTCAGACACAGAGGTGGACCATGACCTCAACAGTGACCACAATCACAAACATTCAAACCGGCGTGCCACTGACACGTACACAATCACCAGCGAGTCAGGAATGGAGCCAGAGAATGACCCGGACCCAGATGGAACCAGCCGCTGCTTGTCATCCACTGCGCCCATGGGAGCCACCGATGGTGCCGACACACCCTTGTCTgatgaggagctggagaaggactTTGAAGTGGAGTTCATGTGTAAGGAGACGTATGACATGGTGTGTAAGGAGAATCAGTCATCATATATTGAATTCCCCTCAATTGAACCCTCTGAGCCCGCCTCCTTCTCCAGCTATGTGTCCTCCAGCCGCTCAGATGGTCTCGACCAGTCCAAcacttcagatgctgcaacacATTCTGCCATAGAGGCAGCAGCGAATGACTCCACCTCTCCATCCTCAGATCCAGGGATAGCAGATATGAACCAGCGGGGTTACATAACTTCAGACCAAGACAAGGACCTCAGCTCTCCGGGCTCTGACTCTGATATTGAAGGGGAGCTAGAGGCAGCATTTGCTTGTGGAGGTCACGTAGTCTCCAACATGATCTCCTCTATCTCAGAGACAGAGCTGGACCTCACCAGTGATGACAGCAGCAGTGGACGCTCATCTCATCTCACAAACTCCATTGAGGAGGCCAGCTCACCTACATCAGACCAGGAGCTGGACCCAGATACTGAATTAGAGCAGGACAGTGGCATCGTTGGACTGAAAGCGTCTCTACTTCTGGGCCAGCCTGATCCAATCAAAGAGGGCTCTCCTCTACCATCCCCGTCCCCTCTACCCTCACCCACTATTGCTACGCCATCCCCTGTTGACTCACCCATCTTACCCCCTGAGACATACGATGATGGTCAAGCTTTGATGGGGCTGCAGAATGTGGATGATGAGCTATCCTGCGAGCACCAGGCTGACCCAGATGAGACTCTGCCGCCAGCCCAACGCTGTGAGGACAGTCTGTCCCGACAGATGGTGCTCCAGATAGAACCAGACCACAGCCTAGAGAGTTTCAAACGCTCCTTCTACCTGCCAGTGGGACCTAGGCTAATGCCAAGTGCAGATGAATACGATGGAACAAGTGAGGGAGACTCAGAATCAGAAAGTGAAGACGACCTGAGTGAGAACTCAGACTCACCATGGCTGCTCAGCAACTTGGTCAACAGGATGATCTCAGAGGGCTCATACCCAATCAGCTGTCCAGAGGAGTGCTTCAAGAGGAAGGTGTCTGTGTCTGACACCATCTCACCATCCTCAGACATTGGAGAGGGAGATGGTTTCAATGATGAGGACCAAGAGAAGAAGGCAGGGATGGAAGGATCAGAAGAAAAGGAGGGTGAAGGGAAAAGAATGGAACGGATGGAGCCAGGAGAAGGAAGGAATGTGCAGTCTTCAAAAGAAGGAGCAGTAATAAGTTCCTGTCTCTATATGAACAACCCTACAGGTGACACCATAACCCCCCTGATTTTGGAGCGCTGTGCAAATAACGGGAGGGGAACCACAGATTTTAACTCCTTGTACACTACTAAAGACACTGAGAAGAATTTCTCTGACAAACCATCGAAGAATGGCagaagacaggaggaagaggaagagccCAATAATGACTTGATGATGCTTCAGGGAAGGAAGGATCTGGACTCACCAAGCCTCAGCGAGAGTGTGGTCAGTGACAAGGACGAAGGTCGGGAGACAGAGCCCAGGCCAACGAGCCGTTCATCGGCCTCTCTTGAGCGTATCACAGAGGTCAAACACAGCCTGACGCTGGACATCCCCACCGCCCAGACCAACCGCTGCTTCAGCCTTACCTACTCCACAGACAATGACGATGAGGAGGACGATGGAGACTCTTACTCATTCATGGGTAGCTTGAGGAAACAGTCCTACAGGGGTAGTAACTTGGAGCTTGACAGTTCACCGCCCATTGATTCCAGTGTGCAAGACCATTCCTTGTCTGACCATGACCTCCCACTGTGTGACAAAGATCTAAGGCAGCCAAATGAAGATGATGGGCTGGCCTATGACTCCATGAAGTACACGCTAGTGGTGGATGAAAATACCACTCTGGAACTAGTTAGTCTCAGAAG GTGCACCTCTGTTCTGAGTGATGACAGTGAACTTTCCACCCTATGTGATGAGGAGCCTTTGGGAACAAGTGAGGTGAACTATGGTcgagatgaggaggaggtgaggccAGAACTTCTCAGCTCTTCTGAGGACTCCTCCCCTGAAGCTGACCTCCCATTCTCCAAAAAGTTCCTCAACGTGTTTGTCAACAGCACCTCCCGCTCCTCCA GCACAGAATCCTTTGGACTTTTCTCCTGTACCATCAATGGAGAGGAGAAGgaccagacacacagagcagtcTACAG gTTCATTCCTAGACATGCAGATGAGCTGGAGCTGGATGTGGATGATCCTTTGtatgtggaggaagaagaggatgacTACTGGTACAGAGGCTATAACATGCGGACAGGGGAGAGGGGAATTTTCCCAGCCTTTTATGCTCATGAGGTCATAGGCCAAACTAAAGAGTTGTTGG GAATGAAAAGAAATCCAGCATGGATTGAGACTTTCAACGTTCAGTTTTTGGGCTCTGTTGAGGTTCCTTATCACCAAGGCAACGGTATTCTCTGTGCTGCCATGCAGAAG ATTGCGATATCAAGGAAACGGACGGTACACGTGCgacctccctctctgtgtgagtTGGAGATCAGCTTGCAAGGAGTGAAACTGATCATGAGCCTGGAGGATGAATATGATACCCTCGATGAG TATGACAGATGTAGTCACTTCTTTCAGATGAAGAACATCTCATTCTGTGGATGCCATCCGAGAAacaactg CTACTTTGGCTTCATCACTAAGCACCCCATGCTGAACAGATTTGCTTGCCACGTGTTTGTTTCCCAGGAGTCCATGCGACCTGTAGCAGAGTGTGTCGG ACGAGCCTTCCAAGAGTACTACCAGGAACATCTGGAGTACGCCTGCCCCACTGAGGACATCTACCTAGAGTAA